CTTGATAGCTTGACGCCGTGAAGGATTTGTTACTGGTTTTGTGGTGCTTTTCCGTGCTCCGGACGAGCCTGTCGTCGCGCACCAGGGTTCGTCCATCCGACTATAACGAGGTTCTATGCACACGTCGCCGTTCCTTGCCCGGCAGGAGATCGTCCATGTCGTCCGCCAATATGCACCCGGCATTGGCGGCCTGGAGGAATTCGTCGCCAGTCTCGCTGCTCAGCAACGCGGCATGTTCGCGAAGGTCCGTGTTGTGACATGCGACCGGGTTTTTTCCGATCTCGAGACAAAGCTCGCGGCCCATGAGGTTATCGACGGCGTTGAAGTCGAACGCATACCGTTCCTTGGATCGACCAGATATCCGGTCATGCCCGGACTGTGGCGCGCTATCCGCTCTGCAGACATTGTACATGTGCACGGAATAGACTTTGCGTTTGATGCGCTCGCCGCGACAAGGATCCTGCACAAGAAGCCTTTGTTTGTCACAACACATGGCGGTTTCTTTCACACGCAAGCCTATGCGACGCTCAAGAAGATCTGGTTTCAGACACTGACGCGTGCGTCCGCGACCGGATATCGGGCTGTCGTTTGCTGCAGTGAAAGCGATCGGGAGACCTTCTCGAAAATTGCCGGCAAACGTGTGCGCCTGATTTTCAACGGCGTAGACATCGAAAAGTTCTCTGGCGCGGCGTCGAAAACCCTGAGCAGGCGGGCTGTCACAATTGGACGCTTTTCGAACAACAAGCGCCTTGACCTGCTCCTCGACATGTTCGCCAAACTGGCTGCGCAAGATCCGGAGTGGCGACTGGAGATCTTCGGGGTGCCGTTCGACATCACCGGCGAGGAGCTGGAGAGCATGGTCGCCGCGCGCAATCTGACGCAGGCAGTCAAGATCAGTGTCGGTCTGCCGGTCGACGAAATTCGTCAGGCCCTGGAACGGGCCAGCTTCTTTCTGAGTGCATCTGAGTATGAAGGCTTCGGACTGGCACTCATAGAGGCTATGAGCGCAGGGCTGATACCGCTGGTTCAACCGAATGAAGCCTACAGGGCCTTTGCAGAGGAACATGGCGATGTGGAACTATGCGATTTTTCGGACGCAGATGCAGTAGCCCGGAAGCTTCAGTCCCTGCATGCGCGCATGGACGAAAATCTTGCCGATAGTCAAATAGCGTTGATGGACGCGGTGCAAACCTATTCCTGGGCGCAAACGGCGAAAACCTATTCCGCGCTCTACGAGAGTTGCCTCTCGCGCGGCGACATTGCCTAGGTATTGGAACCTGGAAACAAAAACGTCTGCCCAATGCATTTGCGGCAAGGATGCTGGGAGCTGATACCCTGGCCTCCCTGTCGCATTCGGCAGTTCTGGAGAGGGGTTTCTTTGGCCGCCTCTGTGTGAAATTGCTGCCAGCTCACCTTTCCTTGAACAGGGAACAGACGTTAGCTCACATTTAGCAATTGTCATGGTCTACAAGGTAGGTTCCGAAATCACCAGTTTCTGGAAGAGGATCGGGCACAAGAGATTTTCGGGATCGGAATGCTGCAGACAGACAAGAACGTCAACTCGGGAAGACCGGCCAACAGCCAACTGATGTTGGGACCTTTTGCAATGGAGGGTCTCACCTCAGAGGAAGCTGTCGCACTGATTTGCGAAGCGGTCCAGCACCGGGGACCGCTCGACATTGCCATCTGCAATGCTCACACCGTTCTGACGGCTTTGGACAATCCCGACTATGCAGACACCTTGAAGAAGATGACGCTCCTGAATGACGGGATCGGTCTGAATCTGGCAAGCCGGTTTCTCAATGGACGCCCGTTTCCGGCAAACCTGAACGGTACTGATCTTCTTCCCTTTGTCCTGGCGCATATCGGTATTCCGTTGCGGATATATCTTCTTGGAGCCAGGGAAGATCAGGTGCGCGGCGCCAAGCAGCATATCGAATCGTGTTTCCCGGACCATCTGGTGGTCGGCTGCCGAAACGGGTTTTTCCAGGAGCAGGAGATCTCGGACATTTGCGCGGAGATCAATGCGGCCAGGCCGGATCTGCTGCTGGTGGCCATGGGAAATCCGCGTCAGGAATTCTTCATCACGCAAAACAGGGATCAGTTGACGGTACCGGTTGCGATCGGCGTCGGTGCTCTGTTTGATTTCATGTCTGGGGCGGTCGTCCGGGCACCCGGCTTTGTCCGCAAGGCCGGGCTGGAATGGCTGTTCCGCTTGCTGCAGGAACCGCGCCGGCTGTTTCATCGTTATGTGATCGGAATTCCGCGTTTCCTCTTCGCGGTGGCCAGGTTCAAATACGGCCGGTCCGAAAAAAGCGCCTAATCTGCAACCGGGCCTAAATGGCCCTTTACCAGCGCGATCATTTCGTCAACGGAGCCCGCCGTTTCGGCCTCGGGCAAATCCGGCCTGCTGATCATGAAGACGGGCAGCGACAGTCTGCGGGCGGCTGCGATCTTGGCAAAGGCACGGGTGCCGCCGCTGTTCTTGGTCACCAGATGCGTGATCCGGTGTGTTTCCATCAACGAGAGCTCTTCTTCAACCGCCTGTGGCGGGCGAGCCAGGATCAGC
This genomic interval from Labrenzia sp. VG12 contains the following:
- a CDS encoding glycosyltransferase family 4 protein, producing the protein MHTSPFLARQEIVHVVRQYAPGIGGLEEFVASLAAQQRGMFAKVRVVTCDRVFSDLETKLAAHEVIDGVEVERIPFLGSTRYPVMPGLWRAIRSADIVHVHGIDFAFDALAATRILHKKPLFVTTHGGFFHTQAYATLKKIWFQTLTRASATGYRAVVCCSESDRETFSKIAGKRVRLIFNGVDIEKFSGAASKTLSRRAVTIGRFSNNKRLDLLLDMFAKLAAQDPEWRLEIFGVPFDITGEELESMVAARNLTQAVKISVGLPVDEIRQALERASFFLSASEYEGFGLALIEAMSAGLIPLVQPNEAYRAFAEEHGDVELCDFSDADAVARKLQSLHARMDENLADSQIALMDAVQTYSWAQTAKTYSALYESCLSRGDIA
- a CDS encoding WecB/TagA/CpsF family glycosyltransferase produces the protein MEGLTSEEAVALICEAVQHRGPLDIAICNAHTVLTALDNPDYADTLKKMTLLNDGIGLNLASRFLNGRPFPANLNGTDLLPFVLAHIGIPLRIYLLGAREDQVRGAKQHIESCFPDHLVVGCRNGFFQEQEISDICAEINAARPDLLLVAMGNPRQEFFITQNRDQLTVPVAIGVGALFDFMSGAVVRAPGFVRKAGLEWLFRLLQEPRRLFHRYVIGIPRFLFAVARFKYGRSEKSA